A region of Spiribacter roseus DNA encodes the following proteins:
- a CDS encoding tryptophan--tRNA ligase, with protein sequence MSQSPASRDRILSGMRPTGRLHLGHYHGVLRNWTSLQASHECFFFVADWHALTTAYENREVISQSVWDMVVDWLAAGVNPNLSTLFIQSRVMEHAELHLLLSMIAPLGWLERVPTYKDQIAELRDRDLATYGFLGYPVLQSADILIYGASGVPVGEDQVSHVELTRELARRFNHLFGREPGFAEKAEAAIAKMGKKHARLYRSLRRRYQEAGDGEALSEGQALLENQQNLTIADRARLAGYLDGGGRSVLTEPEALLTRAPRMPGLDGRKMSKSYGNTLSLRESDADIDRKIRTMPTDPARVRRNDPGEPEKCPVFDLHKVYADDATRRWVEEGCRSAGIGCLDCKKPLIDAVQAEVAPIRERAAELEADPDHVQQIINDGCDRARHVARDTMKEVRSAIGLDYRQR encoded by the coding sequence TTGAGCCAATCGCCAGCGAGTCGCGATCGCATCCTCTCGGGCATGCGCCCCACCGGGCGCCTGCATCTGGGGCACTACCACGGGGTCCTGCGCAACTGGACCTCGCTGCAGGCCTCCCACGAGTGCTTTTTCTTTGTCGCCGACTGGCATGCGCTGACCACGGCCTACGAAAACCGCGAAGTGATCTCGCAGAGTGTCTGGGACATGGTGGTGGACTGGCTCGCCGCCGGCGTCAATCCCAATCTCTCGACGCTGTTCATCCAGTCACGGGTCATGGAGCATGCCGAGCTGCATCTGCTGCTCTCGATGATCGCCCCCCTGGGCTGGCTGGAGCGGGTGCCGACCTACAAGGATCAGATCGCCGAGCTGCGGGACCGGGACCTGGCGACCTACGGGTTCCTCGGCTACCCGGTGCTGCAGAGTGCCGACATCCTGATCTATGGGGCGAGTGGCGTGCCGGTGGGCGAGGATCAGGTCTCGCACGTCGAGCTGACCCGTGAGCTGGCGCGACGGTTCAACCATCTGTTTGGTCGCGAGCCCGGGTTTGCCGAAAAAGCCGAGGCGGCCATCGCCAAGATGGGCAAGAAACACGCCCGGCTCTATCGATCGCTGCGGCGGCGCTATCAGGAGGCCGGCGATGGCGAGGCGCTCAGCGAAGGTCAGGCGCTGCTCGAGAATCAGCAGAACCTGACCATCGCCGACCGCGCTCGTCTGGCCGGTTACCTCGACGGTGGCGGGCGCAGCGTACTCACCGAGCCCGAGGCGCTGCTCACCCGGGCGCCGCGCATGCCGGGCCTGGATGGCCGGAAGATGTCCAAGTCCTACGGCAACACCCTGTCCCTGCGCGAATCGGACGCCGACATTGATCGCAAGATCCGCACCATGCCCACCGACCCGGCGCGGGTGCGGCGGAACGATCCCGGCGAGCCCGAAAAATGTCCGGTGTTTGATCTGCACAAGGTCTACGCCGATGACGCCACGCGGCGCTGGGTCGAGGAGGGCTGCCGGTCGGCGGGCATTGGCTGTCTCGACTGCAAGAAACCCCTCATCGACGCGGTCCAGGCCGAGGTGGCGCCGATCCGCGAGCGGGCCGCCGAGCTTGAGGCCGATCCCGATCATGTCCAGCAGATCATCAACGATGGCTGTGACCGGGCCCGCCACGTGGCCCGCGACACGATGAAGGAAGTCCGCTCGGCCATTGGACTGGACTACCGCCAGCGATGA
- a CDS encoding peptidylprolyl isomerase, producing the protein MSFSPLTALRLTLPALALGAGMGMAQAQESADGADSAEVEVLAEINGETITARELDQLVSQQTQGQSEIPPPQRRQFLEEIINLMLLAQAGDAAGIDENPDVAAQLNNDRRRTLAQGFVRQLTETEPVAESVLRDRYDEIYGGEAPREYKARHILVSDGEQAAALIDRLDSGEAFVELAGQYSEDGTSRDGGDLGWFAPGDMVEPFSAAVAELEPGEVTDEPVETRFGFHVIRLDDTRETDAPAFSDVAGQLRMSIVNERIQAELGSLREEADIDYEAAWAQPDNG; encoded by the coding sequence ATGTCATTCAGTCCCCTTACCGCCCTTCGCCTGACCCTGCCCGCCCTCGCCCTTGGCGCCGGAATGGGCATGGCCCAGGCTCAGGAATCGGCCGATGGCGCGGACAGCGCCGAGGTCGAGGTGCTTGCCGAGATCAATGGCGAGACCATCACCGCCCGCGAGCTCGATCAGCTGGTCTCACAGCAGACTCAGGGCCAGTCCGAGATCCCGCCGCCGCAGCGCCGTCAGTTCCTCGAGGAGATCATCAACCTGATGCTGCTCGCCCAGGCCGGTGACGCCGCGGGCATCGATGAAAACCCGGACGTCGCCGCGCAGCTCAACAACGATCGCCGCCGCACCCTGGCCCAGGGCTTTGTGCGTCAGCTCACCGAGACCGAGCCGGTGGCCGAGTCGGTGCTGCGCGACCGCTACGATGAGATCTATGGCGGGGAAGCCCCGCGCGAGTACAAGGCCCGGCATATCCTTGTCTCGGATGGCGAGCAGGCGGCCGCCCTGATCGACCGGCTCGACAGCGGCGAGGCGTTCGTCGAGCTCGCGGGGCAGTACTCCGAGGATGGCACCTCGCGGGATGGCGGCGATCTGGGCTGGTTTGCCCCGGGTGACATGGTCGAGCCGTTTTCGGCGGCCGTCGCCGAACTCGAGCCCGGTGAGGTGACCGACGAGCCCGTGGAAACGCGCTTCGGCTTTCATGTCATCCGGCTTGATGACACCCGTGAGACCGACGCGCCCGCGTTTTCCGACGTGGCGGGTCAGCTGCGCATGAGCATCGTCAACGAGCGCATCCAGGCCGAGCTCGGGAGCCTGCGCGAGGAGGCCGACATCGACTACGAGGCGGCCTGGGCCCAGCCCGACAACGGCTGA
- a CDS encoding segregation and condensation protein A — protein MSIATVRGEPYEALPHDLYIPPDALEVFLETFEGPLDLLLYLIRRQNLDILDIPIARITDQYMHYVELMSDRRLALAAEYLVMAAMLAEIKARMLMPRAPHEDDDGDDPDPRAELVRRLREYEQFRAAGERIDQLPRVARDVFPAQAGHPPAAATRPEPPLALDELFDAFAAVMARADLNTHHAVRREALSVRERMTGTLARLQSERFVPLTELLDAREGRAGVVVTFLAVLELLKDALLEIVQSEAFAPLYLRARGTQASGAETA, from the coding sequence ATGAGCATTGCGACGGTGCGGGGCGAGCCCTATGAGGCGCTGCCCCACGATCTCTACATCCCGCCGGATGCCCTCGAGGTGTTCCTCGAGACCTTCGAGGGGCCGCTCGATCTGTTGCTGTACCTCATCCGGCGGCAGAATCTGGACATTCTCGATATCCCCATCGCCCGCATCACCGATCAGTACATGCACTACGTTGAGCTGATGAGCGACCGGCGCCTGGCGCTGGCGGCGGAATACCTGGTGATGGCCGCCATGCTCGCCGAGATCAAGGCGCGCATGCTCATGCCGCGGGCACCCCATGAGGATGATGACGGGGACGACCCCGATCCGCGCGCTGAGCTGGTGCGGCGGCTGCGCGAGTACGAGCAGTTCCGGGCGGCCGGCGAGCGGATCGATCAACTGCCGCGGGTGGCGCGGGATGTGTTCCCGGCCCAGGCCGGTCACCCCCCGGCAGCGGCCACCCGACCCGAGCCGCCGCTGGCGCTCGATGAACTGTTCGACGCCTTTGCCGCGGTCATGGCGCGGGCCGATCTGAATACCCATCACGCGGTCCGCCGCGAAGCCCTGTCGGTGCGCGAGCGCATGACCGGGACGCTGGCCCGGCTCCAGAGCGAGCGGTTTGTGCCACTGACTGAACTGCTCGATGCGCGCGAGGGGCGCGCCGGTGTGGTGGTGACCTTTCTGGCCGTTCTCGAGCTGCTCAAGGATGCGCTGCTCGAGATCGTCCAGTCCGAGGCGTTCGCCCCGCTGTACCTGCGCGCCCGGGGCACGCAGGCGTCTGGCGCTGAGACGGCATGA
- the scpB gene encoding SMC-Scp complex subunit ScpB, producing the protein MSAASEPAPEVILEAALLAAGTPLDLAQLQAVFGDDPPDRASLEAALARLEAQLADRGVELCRVAGGWRLQVPERCAPWVARLWEEKPARYSRAVLETLAIIAYRQPVTRAEIEVIRGVPPSTTIMQTLQERGWIRVAGHRDSPGRPAVFATTRDFLDHFNLASLDELPTLTEHPEQGSE; encoded by the coding sequence ATGAGCGCGGCGAGCGAACCCGCGCCGGAGGTGATCCTCGAGGCCGCTCTGCTCGCCGCCGGGACGCCGCTGGATCTAGCGCAGCTGCAGGCCGTGTTCGGCGATGATCCGCCGGATCGTGCCAGCCTCGAGGCGGCCCTGGCACGGCTTGAGGCGCAGCTCGCCGACCGCGGTGTGGAGCTCTGCCGGGTCGCCGGCGGCTGGCGGCTGCAGGTGCCCGAGCGCTGCGCTCCATGGGTGGCCCGATTGTGGGAGGAAAAGCCCGCGCGCTATTCCCGGGCAGTGCTCGAGACGCTGGCCATCATTGCCTATCGACAGCCTGTGACGCGGGCCGAGATCGAGGTGATCCGTGGTGTCCCGCCGAGTACCACAATCATGCAGACACTCCAGGAGCGCGGCTGGATCCGGGTGGCCGGCCATCGGGACAGCCCCGGCCGGCCGGCGGTGTTCGCCACCACCCGCGATTTTCTGGACCATTTCAATCTTGCCAGCCTCGATGAATTGCCCACATTGACCGAACACCCGGAACAGGGGAGCGAATGA
- a CDS encoding YciI family protein, producing MYYAIISEDVSDSRERRAGARDAHLERLRQLRDDGRLLVAGPNPAIDADDPGEAGFSGSVVIAEFDSLASARAWADADPYVAAGVYRAVTVKPFKKVLP from the coding sequence ATGTACTACGCGATTATCAGTGAAGACGTGAGCGACAGCCGCGAGCGTCGGGCCGGTGCCCGCGACGCGCATCTCGAGCGGCTCCGGCAGCTTCGCGATGACGGCCGTCTGCTCGTGGCCGGCCCCAACCCGGCCATCGATGCCGACGACCCGGGCGAGGCGGGCTTCAGCGGGAGCGTTGTGATCGCCGAGTTCGACTCGCTGGCGAGCGCCCGGGCCTGGGCCGACGCCGACCCCTATGTCGCCGCAGGGGTCTACCGCGCCGTCACCGTCAAGCCGTTTAAAAAGGTGCTGCCATGA
- the ligA gene encoding NAD-dependent DNA ligase LigA, which produces MSAADAPAERAARLRDQLETHNYRYYVLDDPTIADAEYDRLMDELMTLERDHPELQRDDSPTRRVGSAPLSSFAERAHGEPMLSLANAFSEADVADFDRRLREALGVSDIDYMAEPKLDGLSVNLRYESGQLVTAATRGDGRVGEDITANARTIRSIPLRLQGDQAPAVIEVRGEVVIQRADFEALNERRLARGERPFANPRNAAAGSLRQLDSRITAHRPLTLFVFGTGEASEALPATHEAVLETLRQWGFRVNDQVQRVTGVSGCLAYQQHLVEVRDRLDYEIDGVVYKVNDRQVWQRLGATARAPRWALAHKLPAREASTRVRAILPSVGRTGVITPVADLEAVEVGGVTVTRATLHNLDEVHRKDVREGDAVMVRRAGDVIPEVVSVIESRRPADARAWQMPAACPVCGSDVVRIDDQAAHRCMGGLYCPAQRMGALMHFVSRRAMDIDGLGEKLIEQLVSHERVRTAADLYALTRSDLLGLERMGERSTTNLLSAIEASRETTLARFLYALGIDQVGEVTARALATHFGSLEALMAADEEDLTAVPDVGPVVAESVRQFFAQPHNREVIEALREAGVHWPDPGSAAEAPPAQPLAGQTFVLTGTLQGQTRDQARARIEALGGKVTSSVSSRTDYVVAGAEPGSKRDRADSLGVTVLDEAGFNALIN; this is translated from the coding sequence ATGAGCGCAGCGGACGCCCCGGCGGAGCGTGCCGCCCGCCTTCGCGACCAGCTCGAGACCCACAATTACCGCTACTACGTCCTCGACGATCCGACCATCGCCGATGCCGAATACGATCGGCTGATGGACGAGCTCATGACCCTCGAGCGCGATCATCCCGAGCTGCAGCGGGATGATTCGCCGACCCGGCGGGTGGGCTCGGCGCCGCTGTCGAGCTTTGCGGAGCGGGCCCACGGCGAGCCCATGCTGTCGCTGGCGAATGCCTTCAGCGAAGCGGATGTGGCCGACTTCGACCGGCGTCTGCGCGAGGCGCTGGGCGTCAGCGACATCGACTACATGGCCGAGCCCAAGCTCGACGGTCTGTCGGTCAACCTGCGTTATGAATCGGGACAGCTAGTGACGGCGGCGACCCGCGGTGATGGCCGCGTCGGCGAGGACATCACCGCCAATGCCCGTACCATCCGCAGCATCCCGCTGCGACTGCAGGGTGATCAGGCGCCGGCGGTGATCGAGGTCCGCGGCGAGGTGGTGATCCAGCGCGCCGACTTTGAGGCCCTCAATGAGCGCCGTCTGGCGCGCGGTGAACGCCCCTTCGCCAATCCGCGCAATGCCGCGGCGGGCAGCCTGCGCCAGCTCGATTCGCGGATCACCGCGCATCGCCCGCTGACGCTGTTTGTCTTTGGCACGGGCGAGGCCAGCGAGGCGTTGCCCGCCACCCACGAGGCGGTCCTCGAAACCCTCCGGCAATGGGGGTTTCGGGTCAATGATCAGGTCCAGCGCGTGACCGGTGTCAGCGGCTGCCTCGCCTACCAACAGCATCTTGTCGAGGTCCGTGACCGCCTCGACTATGAAATCGATGGTGTGGTCTACAAGGTCAATGATCGTCAGGTCTGGCAGCGGCTGGGGGCCACGGCGCGGGCACCGCGCTGGGCGCTCGCCCACAAGCTGCCGGCCCGCGAGGCGTCCACCCGGGTCAGGGCCATTCTGCCGTCGGTGGGCCGGACCGGGGTCATCACTCCGGTGGCCGACCTGGAGGCGGTGGAAGTCGGCGGTGTGACCGTGACCCGCGCGACGCTGCACAACCTTGACGAGGTCCATCGCAAGGATGTCCGCGAGGGCGATGCGGTGATGGTCCGCCGGGCTGGCGATGTCATCCCCGAGGTGGTCAGTGTCATCGAATCACGCCGGCCGGCCGACGCCCGGGCCTGGCAGATGCCGGCGGCCTGTCCGGTCTGCGGATCCGACGTCGTGCGGATCGATGACCAGGCGGCGCATCGCTGCATGGGCGGGCTCTACTGCCCGGCGCAGCGCATGGGGGCGCTGATGCACTTTGTCTCACGGCGGGCGATGGACATCGATGGGCTGGGTGAAAAGCTCATCGAGCAGCTGGTCTCCCACGAGCGGGTGCGCACCGCCGCCGATCTGTATGCCCTGACCCGCAGCGATCTACTGGGCCTGGAGCGCATGGGCGAGCGCTCCACCACCAATCTGCTGAGCGCGATTGAGGCCTCGCGGGAGACCACGCTGGCGCGGTTCCTCTACGCCCTGGGCATTGATCAGGTGGGTGAGGTGACCGCCCGTGCCCTGGCAACGCACTTCGGCAGCCTGGAGGCGCTCATGGCCGCTGACGAGGAGGATCTCACGGCGGTGCCCGATGTCGGGCCGGTGGTGGCGGAATCGGTGCGCCAGTTCTTTGCCCAGCCGCATAATCGCGAGGTGATCGAGGCCCTGCGCGAGGCGGGCGTGCACTGGCCCGATCCCGGATCAGCGGCCGAAGCGCCACCCGCCCAGCCGCTGGCCGGGCAGACTTTTGTGCTGACCGGCACCCTCCAGGGCCAGACCCGCGATCAGGCCCGTGCCCGCATCGAGGCCCTGGGGGGCAAGGTCACGAGCAGCGTGTCCAGTCGCACCGATTATGTCGTCGCGGGCGCCGAGCCGGGCTCGAAACGCGACCGCGCCGACAGTCTGGGAGTGACGGTCCTCGATGAGGCGGGCTTCAACGCCCTGATCAACTAG
- a CDS encoding L-threonylcarbamoyladenylate synthase encodes MSQYFEIHPRTPQPRLTRRAVEILRDGGVIVYPTGTTYALGCAMGEKAAVDRIRQLRGLEERHHFTLACRDLSDIGSYTRLDNTAFRLLKAHVPGPYTFVLRATAEVPRRVQHTRRKTIGIRVPDHPVAQALLEALGEPLTTSTLLLPGETDPMTDPVDMRERLGRQVDAIIDAGSGGLEPSTVVDLSGERPEVIRRGAGDAHVFEG; translated from the coding sequence ATGAGTCAGTATTTCGAGATTCATCCGCGAACCCCGCAGCCCCGGCTCACCCGGCGCGCCGTCGAGATCCTCCGCGATGGCGGAGTGATCGTCTATCCCACCGGCACCACCTATGCGCTCGGCTGTGCGATGGGCGAGAAGGCCGCCGTCGACCGCATCCGCCAGCTGCGTGGGCTTGAGGAGCGCCATCACTTTACCCTGGCCTGTCGCGATCTCTCGGACATCGGCAGCTATACCCGCCTGGACAACACGGCGTTCCGCCTGCTCAAGGCCCATGTCCCGGGCCCCTACACCTTTGTGCTGCGGGCCACTGCCGAGGTCCCCCGCCGGGTGCAGCACACCCGCCGTAAAACCATCGGCATCCGTGTGCCGGATCACCCGGTGGCCCAGGCGCTGCTCGAGGCGCTGGGCGAACCACTGACCACCAGCACACTGCTGCTGCCCGGCGAGACCGATCCCATGACCGATCCGGTGGACATGCGTGAGCGCCTCGGCCGCCAGGTGGATGCCATCATCGATGCCGGTTCCGGCGGGCTCGAACCGAGCACGGTGGTGGATCTCAGTGGCGAGCGGCCCGAAGTGATCCGGCGTGGCGCCGGTGATGCACACGTTTTCGAGGGCTGA
- a CDS encoding BolA family protein, with amino-acid sequence MSDVPRSERPAMIRSRLEHSLSIDSLEVQDDSHRHAGHAGAQAGGGHYSLRIVSDDFAGRRRLQRHRLVYDAMGDAMRNDCIHALSIEALTPAEARSQSPESQ; translated from the coding sequence ATGAGTGATGTCCCGCGCAGCGAGCGGCCGGCCATGATCCGGTCGCGACTGGAACACAGCCTGTCCATCGACTCGCTCGAGGTCCAGGATGACAGCCATCGGCATGCCGGCCACGCCGGCGCCCAGGCCGGTGGCGGCCACTACAGCCTGCGGATCGTCAGCGACGACTTCGCCGGCCGGCGTCGCCTCCAGCGGCATCGTCTGGTCTACGACGCGATGGGGGATGCGATGCGCAATGACTGCATCCACGCCCTCAGCATCGAGGCGCTGACGCCCGCCGAGGCCCGCTCCCAATCCCCCGAAAGCCAATGA